Proteins encoded together in one Thermomonospora curvata DSM 43183 window:
- the glnA gene encoding type I glutamate--ammonia ligase, whose product MDRQQEFVLRTLEERDIRFIRLWFTDVLGFLKSVAVAPAELEGAFAEGIGFDGSAIEGFARVFEADMIAKPDPATFQILPWRSEAPGTARMFCDILMPDGTPSFADPRYVLKRALAKAADLGFTFYTHPEIEFFLFKNLPEDGSEPDPVDAGGYFDHTPHSTAHDFRRNAIMMLEAMGISVEYSHHEGAPGQQEIDLRYADALTTADNIMTFRLVMKEVALEQGVWASFMPKPFTDHPGSGMHTHMSLFEGDRNAFYEPGAEYQLSKVARAFIAGLLRHAAEITAVTNQFVNSYKRLWGGVGASAGAGGEAPSYICWGHNNRSALVRVPMYKPHKGHSTRIEFRSLDTAANPYLAFAAILGAGLKGIEEGYELPPGAEDDVWALSPAERRALGIEPLPQSLDEAIKAMERSELMAEVLGEHVFDFFLRNKRAEWEEYRRQVTDWERKRHIAVL is encoded by the coding sequence TTGGACCGTCAGCAGGAGTTCGTGCTCCGCACTCTGGAGGAGCGCGACATCCGCTTCATCCGACTGTGGTTCACCGACGTGCTCGGGTTCCTGAAGTCGGTCGCGGTCGCGCCCGCCGAGCTCGAAGGCGCCTTCGCCGAGGGCATCGGATTCGACGGGTCGGCCATCGAGGGGTTCGCCCGGGTCTTCGAGGCCGACATGATCGCCAAGCCCGACCCGGCGACCTTCCAGATCCTGCCGTGGCGTTCGGAGGCGCCCGGGACGGCCCGGATGTTCTGCGACATCCTCATGCCCGACGGCACGCCCAGCTTCGCCGACCCCCGCTATGTGCTCAAGCGGGCGCTGGCCAAGGCGGCCGATCTGGGGTTCACCTTCTACACCCACCCCGAGATCGAGTTCTTCCTGTTCAAGAACCTGCCGGAGGACGGCTCCGAGCCCGATCCGGTGGACGCCGGCGGCTACTTCGACCACACCCCGCACAGCACCGCCCACGACTTCCGGCGCAACGCGATCATGATGCTGGAGGCGATGGGCATCTCGGTGGAGTACAGCCACCACGAGGGAGCCCCCGGCCAGCAGGAGATCGACCTGCGGTACGCCGATGCGCTGACCACCGCCGACAACATCATGACGTTCCGGCTGGTGATGAAGGAGGTCGCCCTCGAGCAGGGGGTGTGGGCCTCCTTCATGCCCAAGCCGTTCACCGACCACCCCGGCTCGGGCATGCACACCCACATGTCGCTGTTCGAAGGCGACCGCAACGCCTTCTACGAGCCGGGCGCCGAATACCAGCTGTCGAAGGTGGCGCGGGCCTTCATCGCCGGCCTGCTGCGGCACGCCGCCGAGATCACCGCCGTCACCAACCAGTTCGTCAACTCCTACAAGCGGCTGTGGGGCGGCGTGGGCGCCTCCGCGGGCGCCGGCGGCGAGGCCCCCTCCTACATCTGCTGGGGCCACAACAACCGCTCGGCGCTGGTGCGGGTGCCGATGTACAAGCCGCACAAGGGCCATTCCACGCGCATCGAGTTCCGTTCCCTGGACACCGCGGCCAACCCCTACCTGGCCTTCGCCGCCATCCTCGGCGCCGGTCTGAAGGGCATCGAGGAGGGCTATGAGCTGCCGCCGGGCGCCGAGGACGACGTGTGGGCGCTGAGCCCGGCCGAGCGGCGGGCGCTGGGCATCGAGCCGCTGCCGCAGAGCCTGGATGAGGCCATCAAGGCCATGGAGCGCAGCGAGCTGATGGCCGAGGTGCTCGGCGAGCACGTGTTCGACTTCTTCCTGCGCAACAAGCGCGCCGAATGGGAGGAATACCGGCGTCAGGTCACCGACTGGGAGCGCAAGCGCCACATCGCCGTGCTGTAA
- a CDS encoding terpene synthase family protein yields MDAALVLSLADRVASLADRSGMHPAAQLIGAQAEGWARSRGLLLGDPDATPLGRARFERLACRIFPHAQPDRVVLFARWLMWLFALDDHFDDTPLGASATSVDGLYADLLGALRRGHTKPEAGALELALEELWRDTVPGTSPQWRHHFLRLMEEHRAACAEEAVNRRTGRIAPLADYPVLRRRSAGPFLYELAEPVLQVALDPRLKRSPAWKALVDGTADMITWANDVVSYPKESRQGTVPVTGNLVAVACRELGMAPAQAASWVVDRIARRAPQVREAARAVGAELDRLEIGPQGRKDTAAVVRVLLQAPRAHMDWLAETGRYTPPVRSPVVLLHRTAAGVARTIG; encoded by the coding sequence GTGGATGCCGCACTCGTTCTCTCCCTGGCCGACCGGGTGGCCTCGCTCGCCGACCGGTCCGGCATGCACCCCGCCGCCCAGCTGATCGGCGCGCAGGCCGAAGGGTGGGCCCGCTCCCGGGGCCTGCTGCTCGGCGACCCGGACGCCACGCCGCTGGGACGCGCCCGCTTCGAACGGCTGGCCTGCCGGATCTTCCCGCACGCCCAGCCGGACCGGGTGGTGCTGTTCGCCCGCTGGCTGATGTGGCTGTTCGCGCTGGACGACCACTTCGACGACACCCCGCTGGGCGCCTCGGCCACCTCCGTGGACGGGCTGTACGCCGACCTGCTGGGGGCGCTGCGCCGCGGCCACACCAAGCCGGAGGCCGGCGCCCTGGAGCTGGCGCTGGAGGAGCTGTGGCGCGACACCGTCCCGGGAACGAGCCCGCAGTGGCGGCACCATTTCCTGCGCCTGATGGAGGAGCACCGGGCCGCCTGCGCCGAGGAGGCGGTCAACCGCCGCACCGGCCGCATAGCCCCGCTGGCCGACTACCCCGTGCTGCGCCGCCGCTCGGCCGGGCCGTTCCTGTATGAGCTGGCCGAGCCGGTGCTGCAGGTGGCGCTGGACCCCCGCCTCAAGCGCAGCCCCGCCTGGAAGGCGCTGGTCGACGGCACCGCCGACATGATCACCTGGGCCAACGACGTGGTCTCCTACCCCAAGGAGTCCCGCCAGGGCACCGTGCCGGTGACCGGCAACCTGGTGGCCGTGGCCTGCCGCGAGCTCGGCATGGCGCCGGCACAGGCCGCCTCCTGGGTGGTCGACCGCATCGCCCGCCGCGCCCCGCAGGTGCGGGAGGCCGCCCGCGCGGTGGGCGCCGAACTGGACCGGCTGGAGATCGGGCCGCAGGGCCGCAAGGACACCGCCGCGGTGGTGCGGGTGCTGCTGCAGGCCCCGCGGGCCCACATGGACTGGCTGGCCGAGACCGGCCGCTACACCCCGCCGGTGCGCTCCCCCGTGGTGCTGCTGCACCGGACGGCCGCCGGCGTGGCCCGGACCATCGGCTGA
- a CDS encoding NAD+ synthase, which yields MAQLRLALAQVNPTVGDLEGNADLIVEWTRRAAEAGAHLVAFPEMMLTGYPVEDLALRTSFVEASQRTLEQVARRLADAGLGDLPVVTGYLDRRADAPARPGRPAGAPLNALAWLHRGRVAVRSAKHHLPNYGVFDEFRYFVPGDRLPAVRVAGIDVAAVICEDLWQDGGPVSVTRAAGAGLLLVINGSPYERSKDDVRLELAARRAREAGCTLAYVNMVGGQDELVFDGDSMIVGPDGRLLARAPRFTEELLVADLQLPEAGSEPLPREQPVRAADGATITVERTVLSPHPVPPYEAVPPPVAPPMDDLAEVYAALVLGVRDYVRKNGFRSVICGLSGGIDSALVATIAADAIGAENVHVVLLPSRYSSGHSVADAEELVKRQGLQARTVPINPMVEAFERELHPSGLAEENLQARVRAVVWMALSNQHGHLVLTTGNKSELATGYSTLYGDSAGGFGPIKDVTKTMVWALARWRNEQAVAAGQVPPIPQQIIDKPPSAELRPGQLDTDSLPEYHVLDALLDDYVERDMGRDALIAAGHDPALVERVIRLVDRAEYKRRQYPPGPKITGKNFGRDRRLPITNRWREPSAG from the coding sequence GTGGCACAGCTGCGATTGGCTCTCGCTCAGGTGAATCCCACGGTCGGCGATCTGGAGGGGAACGCCGACCTGATCGTGGAGTGGACCCGCCGCGCCGCCGAGGCCGGCGCCCATCTGGTGGCGTTCCCCGAGATGATGCTGACCGGGTACCCGGTGGAGGACCTGGCGCTGCGCACCTCGTTCGTCGAGGCCTCCCAGCGCACCCTGGAGCAGGTGGCGCGGCGCCTGGCCGATGCGGGCCTGGGCGATCTTCCGGTGGTGACCGGCTATCTGGACCGCCGCGCCGACGCCCCGGCGCGTCCCGGCCGGCCCGCCGGCGCCCCGCTGAACGCGCTGGCCTGGCTGCACCGCGGGCGGGTGGCGGTCCGCTCGGCCAAGCACCACCTGCCCAACTACGGGGTGTTCGACGAGTTCCGCTACTTCGTGCCCGGCGACCGGCTGCCGGCGGTGCGGGTGGCCGGGATCGACGTGGCCGCGGTGATCTGCGAGGACCTGTGGCAGGACGGCGGGCCGGTGAGCGTCACCCGCGCCGCCGGCGCCGGGCTGCTGCTGGTGATCAACGGCTCGCCGTACGAGCGCAGCAAGGACGATGTGCGGCTGGAGCTGGCCGCGCGGCGGGCCCGGGAGGCCGGGTGCACGCTGGCCTACGTCAACATGGTCGGCGGGCAGGACGAACTGGTCTTCGACGGCGATTCGATGATCGTGGGGCCGGACGGGCGGCTGCTGGCCCGTGCCCCCCGCTTCACCGAGGAGCTGCTGGTGGCCGACCTGCAGCTGCCGGAGGCGGGGTCGGAGCCGCTGCCGCGGGAGCAGCCGGTGCGGGCCGCCGACGGCGCCACCATCACGGTGGAGCGCACCGTGCTGTCGCCGCACCCGGTCCCACCGTATGAGGCCGTCCCCCCGCCGGTGGCGCCGCCCATGGACGACCTGGCCGAGGTGTACGCGGCGCTGGTGCTGGGGGTGCGCGACTATGTGCGCAAGAACGGCTTCCGCTCGGTGATCTGCGGGCTGTCGGGCGGCATCGACTCGGCCCTGGTGGCCACCATCGCCGCCGACGCCATCGGCGCCGAGAACGTGCACGTGGTGCTGCTGCCCAGCCGCTACTCCTCCGGCCACTCCGTCGCCGACGCCGAGGAGCTGGTCAAACGGCAGGGCCTGCAGGCCCGGACGGTGCCGATCAACCCCATGGTGGAGGCGTTCGAACGCGAGCTGCACCCCAGTGGGCTGGCCGAGGAGAACCTGCAGGCCCGGGTGCGCGCGGTGGTGTGGATGGCGCTGTCCAACCAGCACGGCCACCTGGTGCTGACCACCGGCAACAAAAGCGAGCTGGCCACCGGGTATTCCACCCTGTACGGCGACTCGGCGGGCGGCTTCGGCCCGATCAAGGACGTCACCAAGACGATGGTGTGGGCGCTGGCGCGCTGGCGCAACGAGCAGGCGGTGGCGGCCGGACAGGTCCCGCCCATCCCCCAGCAGATCATCGACAAGCCGCCGTCGGCGGAGCTGCGGCCCGGCCAGCTCGACACCGACTCGCTGCCCGAATACCACGTGCTGGACGCCCTGCTGGACGACTACGTCGAACGCGACATGGGCCGCGACGCGCTGATCGCGGCCGGTCACGACCCCGCCCTGGTGGAGCGGGTGATCCGCCTGGTGGACCGGGCCGAGTACAAGCGCCGCCAGTACCCGCCGGGACCCAAGATCACCGGCAAGAACTTCGGCCGCGACCGCCGGCTGCCCATCACCAACCGCTGGCGCGAGCCCTCGGCCGGCTGA
- a CDS encoding SpoIIE family protein phosphatase, with protein sequence MPAADSDSRTLVLGIDRSGRVVQCGHNARAVLGHRAEELLGRDTAALVADEAKEDLDTLLEGVAAGQERTAVLAVRRADGSVTDAVVTAQPMVAAQDGRPGPVVAALLHVRVALPPSERFQDPARMRRALLDDPLTRFGASLDLDQTAKELADVIVPHFCTTATVLVLESLVAADEVHSESGAAVLRRLAVAFDDGNEMWPATFPQGEVLVYPEGTPYRKCLDTAQPVHMPQVSAETAAEIARVWRRPPVAGLLSGVSMVLLPLIARDTLLGMMVCVRVPGFRRFDAYDVEIGMEFAARAAIVLDNARRFSRERATALALQRSLLPNRLSAPTSVEVRHRYLPGSKLVEVGGDWYESIKLPGARVALIVGDVAGHGVRAAVTMGRLRTALHTLANLEFSPADALHELNELMIELGEQEPHFATCVYAVYDASAGTLEIASAGHLPPLLVRPDGTKEYLEVPPAPPLGVAGGTAIGSRTFRVDDGSVFVIYTDGLVENRGRDIDDGLSRLRDVFGTDTAERRMEDLAKAVLNGVYADHHRDDIAVLIARLRRLPEEHRVSWTLPADPAAVRRARGLVRTQLDRWGLEELSYTTELLTSELITNALRYAPGPIELRLLMERTLMCEVLDRSAALPRLRHATDEEENGRGLLVVSQLAHRWGSRRTATGKVVWCEQLIPGVDPEPEEPPQSWPGENHHRD encoded by the coding sequence GTGCCCGCCGCCGATTCGGACTCCCGGACCTTGGTTCTCGGCATCGACCGATCCGGACGGGTGGTCCAGTGCGGCCACAACGCTCGCGCCGTTCTGGGGCACCGGGCCGAGGAACTGCTCGGCAGGGACACCGCTGCGCTGGTGGCCGACGAGGCCAAGGAGGACCTGGACACCCTGCTGGAGGGGGTCGCCGCCGGGCAGGAGCGCACCGCCGTGCTGGCCGTGCGGCGCGCCGACGGCTCGGTGACCGACGCCGTCGTCACCGCCCAGCCCATGGTGGCCGCCCAGGACGGCCGGCCCGGCCCGGTCGTCGCCGCGCTGCTGCACGTGCGGGTGGCGCTGCCGCCCAGCGAACGCTTCCAGGACCCGGCGCGCATGCGCCGCGCCCTGCTGGACGACCCGCTGACCCGCTTCGGCGCGTCCTTGGACCTGGACCAGACCGCCAAGGAACTGGCGGACGTGATCGTCCCGCACTTTTGCACCACCGCCACCGTGCTGGTGCTGGAGAGCCTGGTCGCCGCCGACGAGGTGCACAGCGAGTCCGGCGCGGCCGTGCTGCGCCGCCTGGCGGTCGCCTTCGACGACGGCAACGAGATGTGGCCGGCGACCTTCCCCCAGGGGGAGGTGCTGGTCTACCCGGAGGGCACCCCCTACCGCAAGTGCCTGGACACCGCCCAGCCGGTGCACATGCCCCAGGTGAGCGCGGAGACCGCCGCCGAGATCGCCCGGGTCTGGCGCCGCCCCCCGGTGGCCGGGCTGCTGAGCGGCGTGTCGATGGTGCTGCTGCCGCTGATCGCCCGCGACACCCTGCTGGGCATGATGGTGTGCGTCCGGGTGCCGGGCTTTCGCCGCTTCGACGCCTACGACGTCGAGATCGGCATGGAGTTCGCCGCCCGCGCCGCCATCGTGCTCGACAACGCCCGCCGCTTCAGCCGGGAACGTGCCACCGCCCTGGCGCTGCAGCGCAGCCTGCTGCCCAACCGGCTGTCGGCGCCGACCTCGGTGGAGGTGCGGCACCGCTACCTGCCCGGCAGCAAGCTGGTGGAGGTCGGCGGCGACTGGTACGAGTCGATCAAACTGCCGGGCGCCCGGGTCGCCCTGATCGTCGGGGACGTGGCCGGGCACGGGGTGCGCGCCGCGGTCACCATGGGACGGCTGCGCACCGCCCTGCACACCCTGGCCAACCTGGAGTTCTCCCCGGCCGACGCGCTGCATGAGCTCAACGAGCTGATGATCGAGCTGGGCGAGCAGGAACCGCACTTCGCCACCTGCGTGTACGCGGTCTACGACGCCTCCGCCGGAACCTTGGAGATCGCCTCGGCCGGGCATCTGCCGCCGCTGCTGGTGCGGCCCGACGGCACCAAGGAGTACCTGGAGGTGCCGCCCGCCCCGCCGCTGGGCGTGGCCGGCGGCACGGCGATCGGCAGCCGCACCTTCCGGGTCGACGACGGCAGCGTCTTCGTCATCTACACCGACGGCCTGGTGGAGAACCGGGGCCGCGACATCGACGACGGCCTGTCGCGGCTGCGCGACGTCTTCGGCACCGACACCGCCGAGCGCCGCATGGAGGACCTGGCCAAGGCCGTCCTGAACGGGGTGTACGCCGACCACCACCGCGACGACATCGCGGTGCTCATCGCCCGGCTGCGCCGGCTGCCCGAAGAGCACCGGGTCTCCTGGACGCTGCCGGCCGACCCGGCCGCCGTCCGCCGCGCCCGCGGCCTGGTGCGCACCCAGCTGGACCGCTGGGGCCTGGAGGAGCTGTCCTACACCACCGAGCTGCTGACCTCCGAGCTGATCACCAACGCGCTGCGCTATGCCCCCGGCCCCATCGAGCTGCGCCTGCTGATGGAGCGCACGCTGATGTGCGAGGTGTTGGACCGCTCCGCCGCGCTGCCCCGGCTGCGGCACGCCACCGACGAGGAGGAGAACGGCCGGGGCCTGCTGGTGGTCAGCCAGCTCGCCCACCGCTGGGGATCCCGCCGCACCGCCACCGGCAAGGTCGTCTGGTGCGAGCAGCTCATCCCCGGCGTCGATCCCGAGCCCGAAGAGCCTCCCCAGTCCTGGCCGGGCGAGAATCACCACCGCGACTGA
- a CDS encoding TetR/AcrR family transcriptional regulator, protein MSQTETRSRRPEPARPGRPRSARADEAILQATLELLAEEAGVAGISMEAVAARAGVGKSTVYRRWPNKERLIVDALAALKRPLPDPAGGSVRDDLLALAEAMCRERSAKHGRCLWNVLGGADKYPELLARYHREVIEPRREIIRRVLRRGVETGELRADLDVEAAIEMLVGAMTLQSRAPAATAPPEDLAERVVDTLLRGIAA, encoded by the coding sequence ATGAGCCAGACCGAAACCCGGTCCCGCAGGCCCGAACCCGCCAGGCCCGGGCGGCCGCGCAGCGCCCGGGCCGACGAGGCGATCCTGCAGGCCACCCTCGAGCTGCTCGCCGAGGAGGCGGGGGTGGCCGGGATCTCCATGGAGGCGGTGGCGGCGCGGGCCGGGGTGGGCAAGAGCACCGTCTACCGGCGCTGGCCCAATAAGGAACGGCTCATCGTCGACGCCTTGGCCGCTCTCAAACGCCCCCTTCCCGACCCGGCCGGCGGCTCGGTCCGCGACGACCTGCTGGCGCTGGCGGAGGCCATGTGCCGCGAGCGGTCGGCCAAGCACGGCCGCTGCCTGTGGAACGTCCTGGGCGGTGCGGATAAATATCCCGAACTGCTGGCCCGTTACCACCGGGAGGTCATCGAACCGCGCCGGGAGATCATCCGGCGGGTGCTGCGCCGGGGTGTGGAGACCGGGGAATTGCGCGCCGACCTTGATGTCGAAGCGGCCATCGAAATGCTCGTGGGCGCCATGACCCTGCAAAGCCGCGCCCCGGCGGCCACCGCACCCCCCGAGGACCTGGCCGAACGGGTCGTGGATACGCTGCTGCGCGGCATCGCGGCCTGA
- a CDS encoding MFS transporter — translation MQSQPRQGGHPRRWPILGVLVFSLLVVVLDNTILNVALRTIADPGRGLGATQSELEWAINSYTLVFAGLLFTFGVIGDRLGRKRVLVAGMAVFGLASLVSAYAQSPEQLIAARALMGLGGAAIMPQTLSIITNVFDPTERARAIGIWSAAVGLAVAIGPITGGLLLNHFWWGSVFLINVPIVTLGLTGMLLLVPESRNPDPGRLDPLGVLLSIVGLVSLSYGIIEGGERGSWLEPVVLGPIAVGLAVIALFAWHEARTDHPAFDVRLFRDPRLSVAVGSIAFCFFATSGVFFFGSFYLQSVRGLSPLEAGAMMLPFAAGQLIFSPYSPTLVRRYGAKAVCTAGMLLVATAMVGYLLCDETSPLWVFGVVAFVQASGMAHVMPPATESVMSALPRERAGAGSALNNTARQVAVAMGVAVLGSLVASVYRGELSGLLARLPAGLPAQVRHAAGESIEGTLALAARLGPAGEGLIEPARSAFVHGMHVAVVASAIVAFTGAMLVLRWMPGRPAPAGRRPRPAPAEQRL, via the coding sequence GTGCAATCACAACCCCGCCAGGGCGGGCACCCCCGCCGCTGGCCGATTCTCGGCGTGCTGGTCTTCAGCCTGCTGGTGGTCGTCCTGGACAACACCATCCTCAACGTCGCCCTGCGCACCATCGCCGACCCCGGGCGCGGGCTGGGCGCCACCCAAAGCGAGCTGGAATGGGCGATCAACTCCTACACGCTGGTGTTCGCCGGGCTGCTGTTCACCTTCGGGGTGATCGGGGACCGGCTGGGCCGCAAGCGGGTCCTGGTGGCCGGCATGGCGGTCTTCGGCCTGGCCTCACTGGTGTCGGCGTACGCGCAAAGCCCCGAACAGCTGATCGCGGCCCGGGCGCTGATGGGGCTGGGCGGCGCGGCGATCATGCCGCAGACCCTGTCGATCATCACCAACGTCTTCGACCCCACCGAGCGCGCCCGCGCCATCGGGATCTGGTCGGCGGCGGTCGGGCTGGCCGTGGCGATCGGCCCGATCACCGGCGGGCTGCTGCTGAACCACTTCTGGTGGGGCTCGGTCTTTTTGATCAATGTGCCGATCGTGACGCTCGGGCTGACCGGGATGCTGCTGCTGGTCCCCGAGTCCCGCAACCCCGACCCCGGGCGGCTGGACCCGCTCGGCGTGCTGCTGTCGATCGTCGGCCTGGTCTCCCTGTCGTACGGGATCATCGAGGGCGGCGAGCGCGGCTCCTGGCTGGAACCGGTGGTGCTCGGGCCGATCGCCGTCGGGCTGGCGGTGATCGCGCTGTTCGCCTGGCACGAGGCGCGCACCGACCACCCCGCCTTCGATGTGCGGCTGTTCCGCGACCCCCGGCTGTCGGTGGCGGTCGGCTCCATCGCCTTCTGCTTCTTCGCCACCTCCGGGGTGTTCTTCTTCGGCTCCTTTTACCTGCAGTCGGTGCGCGGGCTGAGCCCGCTGGAGGCGGGGGCGATGATGCTGCCGTTCGCGGCCGGCCAGCTGATCTTCTCCCCCTACAGCCCCACCCTGGTGCGCCGGTACGGGGCCAAGGCCGTGTGCACCGCCGGGATGCTGCTGGTGGCCACGGCGATGGTCGGCTATCTGCTGTGCGACGAGACCAGCCCGCTGTGGGTGTTCGGCGTGGTGGCCTTCGTCCAGGCCAGCGGCATGGCCCACGTGATGCCGCCGGCCACCGAGTCGGTGATGTCGGCGCTGCCCCGCGAACGGGCCGGCGCCGGCTCGGCCCTCAACAACACCGCCCGCCAGGTCGCGGTGGCGATGGGCGTGGCCGTGCTCGGCTCGCTGGTCGCCTCGGTCTACCGCGGCGAGCTGAGCGGCCTGCTGGCCCGCCTGCCCGCCGGGCTGCCCGCGCAGGTGCGGCATGCGGCCGGCGAGTCCATCGAGGGCACGCTGGCGCTGGCCGCCCGGCTGGGCCCGGCGGGGGAGGGCCTGATCGAGCCGGCGCGCAGTGCGTTCGTGCACGGCATGCACGTCGCCGTGGTGGCCTCGGCGATCGTCGCGTTCACCGGTGCCATGCTGGTGCTGCGATGGATGCCGGGACGGCCGGCGCCGGCCGGCCGGCGGCCCCGGCCCGCCCCGGCCGAGCAGCGGCTTTGA